The Salegentibacter mishustinae genomic interval TAGATAGCTCAGGTAACATTTGGATAGGTACCAAAGGCGGTGGTATTTCAAAATATCAAGAAAGCCCTGATTTGGAGGAAAAAGGAACCTTTACGAATTTTACTACTTCTAAGGGACTTGGGCATAATGATGTGTGGGATATTGAAGAAGACCTGGAAGGTAATTTGTGGTTTGCTACAGATGGAGGTGGGGTTTCAAAATTTGATGGAGAAAAATTCACAACCTATACTACTGCCCAAGGATTACCTGAAAATGTTGTCTATAGCATTTCGATTGATGGAAAAGGAAGTCTCTGGTTTGGAACCGCGGGTGGAGGCCTTTCACTTTACACAGGTTCTGCTTTTAACAATTTCACATCAGATTTTGGCCTGGCCAACAACAGTGTTTATGGCATCCTTGAGGATGATAGTGGCAATCTATGGTTCGGCACAGACGGGGGAGGCATTTCAAAATACAACGGCAAATCCTTTACTAATTTTACAAGTGATCAGGGACTGCCAAACCCACTGGTGATCAGTGCACTCAAAGACAAAAAAGGCCAGCTTTGGTTTGGAACCGGTGGTGGAGGTATTGCGCTTTACAAAAAGGAATCTATTCAGAGTAAAAAACCGAGTTTTACCGTTTTTGACACTTCTAATGGTTTACCAAATGATATCATTTATGCACTCAAAGAGGATAGTCAGGGAAATATTTGGATAGGTACTATCGGGGCAGGTTTGGTAAAATTCGATTGGAATACCGAACCATCTGGCCAGTCGGGTTTTATTACATTCAATGCAGATCATGGATTGGGCAGCAATTACATTTATAGCATTCTTGAAGACCGCAAAGGAAACCTTTGGGTAGGTACTGCCGGTGGGGGTGTTTCCAAGTTTGATGGTAAATCCTTTATCAATTTCACCACTGCCCAAGGATTATCTAATAATATTGTTTGGAGCATATTAGAAGACAAAGCAGGAAACCTGTGGTTTGCGACTCAGGGGGGAGGAGTTTCAAGGTTTGATGGACAATCTTTCAGTAGCTTCACCATAAAAGAGGGGCTGAGCGATGACACTGTATACGATCTTTTAGAAGATAAGGAAGGGAACATTTTTATCGGCTCCAATCACGGTTTTACCGTAATTCCAGCAAAGGTAGCCACACTTCCTTTTCCTGAAATTAGTGGAAGCTTAGAATACTACAACACAGCTAATGGCTATCCGGTCAAAGATGTAAACAAAGGCATGTACCTGGACAGGTCCGGAAATATATGGGCCGGTAATGGAAGTGATAAAACGGGTTTGGTGAAATTTAATTACCAGGCTTTGAGAAAAAATCAAAAAAGACCATCTTTAAAAATCAAAAACATTGGAATAAATGAACAGCCAATTAGTTGGATTTCCCTGCAAAAGTTCAATGATGAAAATGGGGTTTCTGACTCTTTAAAATCTCTGGCTTATATCACAGATGAAGTCAGGGTATTTGGTAGAACCCTTACCGATGAGGAAAGAAAAGCCCAACAAGAAGAATTCTCTAAAGTCCAATTTTCCGAAATAACGAGGTTTGAGAATTTTCCTGAAAACCTAACACTTCCCTACTCTCAAAATCAAATTACCATAGATTTTGGGACAGATGAATTGATAAGGCCCAATTTGATTGAATACCAATATATTCTTGAAGGTTATAGTAAAAGTTGGAGTCCTGTCATAAAAAATAGCCTCGCTACTTTTGGTAATATCGGTGAAGGTGATTACGTGTTCAAGGTAAAAGCAAGATTTAAAGGGCCTGCCAAAGGGGAGGGAAAAGAATGGTCTGAAGAAATTTTTTATAGATTTTCTGTTCTTCCCCCTTGGTACAGAACCTGGTGGGCCTATTTGATCTACTTGATACTTTTTATGGTGGTTATTAGAAGGATTCATGTATTTCAAAAAAACAGAACCATCCGCAAAGAAAGGGATCGAATGCAGCAAAGAGAGCTGGAGCATGCAAAGGAAATAGAAAAGGCTTATTTAGATTTAAAAACCACTCAAGCCCAACTCATCCAACAGGAGAAACTCGCCAGCCTTGGGCAACTCACCGCAGGCATCGCCCACGAGATCAAGAATCCGCTGAATTTCGTGAACAACTTTTCGGAAGTATCTCGTGAAATGATGCAAGAAGTACGCGAAGAGATAGAAACAGTAAAAGCCTACCGCGACAGGCCTCTTCCCACGGGTTCACTAGATGAAATTTCAGCCATCCTTGACGATATCGAATCCAATCTTGAAAAAATACACCATCACGGCACCCGCGCTGATGGTATTGTGACCTCCATGTTACAGCACAGTCGTGGTGGCAGTGATAAAATGGAACCCACAGATCTAAATGCCCTCATCAAAGAATATGTGAACCTGGCCTTTCACGGTATGCGCGCCAAGAAAAACCCAATCAATGTAGACATTGATTTGCAACTCGACCCAAAAATCAAAACATTAGACTTAATTGAAGAAGATTTCAGCCGGGTTATTCTCAACCTAACTAACAACGCATTTGATGCCATGTGGGAAACAGCAGATCAACGACCACTAAAACTAACGGTGCGCACCAAACAAAAACTAAATGCCATTCAAATTGAAGTAGAAGATAACGGTACCGGAATTCCGGATGCAATTAAAGACAAAATTCTTCAGCCTTTTTTCACTACCAAAAAAGGAACGGAAGGCACTGGTCTGGGACTGAGTATCACCAACGATATCATTAAGGCGCATGGTGGTAAATTGGAAGTCACATCACGTGTAGGAGAGGGAACCAAATTTATGATTATCTTAGAAAGGTAAAAAATTGCGTATGGATAAAGCAATCGAAATAGAACTAAAAAAAGTTTACGATACTTGGCTTAATGCATATCTCAATGGGGATGTAAAAACTTACGATGCTTACTTTGATACCGATTATCGTTTTATTGGTTCTGCCAACAATGAGGAGTATTTAAATCGAAAAGACACCACAAAGTTCTTTGAAGCTACGGCTCACCAATTGGCCGGAAAAACAGAATTACGAAAAAACGAAATAACCATTTCACAATATACAAATGTGTTTTTTATCACCCATTTTTTTGAAGCCTATTTTTTACATAACAGTCATTGGGAATATTATGGTAGGTTTCGGTTTAGCTCGGTAATGATCAAAACTAAGAATGGTTGGAAATTTATTTACCAACATTTTTCGATGCCAGACAACAAAGTAAATACTGGAAAAACCATCGGCTTTGAAGCAGTTACTTCGGAAAATATGCAACTTAAAGAAGCCATTAAACGCAGAACGGTTGAATTAGAACAAAAAAATGAGCAATTACAGATTGCCTTAGAAGATTTAAGAGCCACCCAAGCCCAACTCATTCAGTCGGAAAAACTGGCCTCGTTAGGACAATTGGCTGCCGGAATTGCCCATGAGATCAAAAATCCGATGAATTTTATCAATAATTTTTCGGAGTTGAGTTTAGAATATGTAGAAGAACTAAAAGAAGCCCTTGCAAAACTCGAAAAGAATGATACCACGGCAGAAATGGGTGAATTGCTAGATAATGTATCCGAGAACCTTAAAAAGGTTCACCACCACGGCACACGGGCCGATAACATAGTAAAATCGATGTTGATGCATTCGCGTGGCGGTTCCGGCAAGTTAGAACCTACAGATTTAAATGCATTAATTAAAGAATATGTGAATTTGGCATTTCACGGTATGCGTGCCGGTAAATATGCCATTAACGTCACCATTGACTTGAATCTTGATGAAACTGTTGGAAACGTGTCTTTAAACACTGAAGATTTTAGTCGGGTTATTTTAAACCTATGTAAAAATGCTTTTGATGCCATGCGAGCTAAAAGGCAATTATCAGAAAACGAGACTTACCAACCGGTCCTTAATATTCAAACTTATAAAGATGAAGCTCAAGTAGTGCATGTAGTAATTCAAGACAATGGCCCGGGTATTCCAGACAGTAATAAGGAAAAACTTTTTCAGCCGTTTTTCACCACCAAAAAAGGAACCGAAGGCACCGGATTGGGTTTGAGTATTACTCACGATATCATTACGAAACACAAGGGACGTATTGAAGTGAGTTCAGAAGAAAACAACTTTACACGCTTTCATATTTATTTACCACAGAAATAAAATAAAGCTATGAAAATATTAGTCGTTGATGATGAAAGAGATGTAGAAATATTATTTCGTCAGAAGTTTAGAAAAGAAATTAAAAACAAAAGCTTAGAATTGGTGTTTGCTTTTTCGGGCCAGGAAGCATTGGATTTATTAGAAAAAACAGATCCACCCGAAGTGATGTATATTTTTTCAGATATCAACATGCCAGGTATGACCGGATTAGAATTGCTTGACATAGTAAAAGCACGTTTTCCAAACATAAAAATAAGTATGATTTCGGCGTATGGTGATGCAGAGAATTATAACAAAGCCATAGATTCTGGTGCAAAACAATTTTTTACCAAACCCATTGATTTTGTATCCTTAAAAAAAGAAATCACCAGTTTATTAAACTAACGAACAACAATTCAATAAGCCATGAGGAACAAGATAATGGTAGTAGATGACGAAGAGGATTTAAAAGTGCTAATAAAACAGCGCTTTAGACAAAAAATTCGTCAAAATGAATATGAATTCATATTTGCTCAAAACGGAAAGCATGCTCTTGAACAATTGCTTGATCATCCAAATGTAGACCTTATTTTGAGTGATATAAACATGCCCGAAATGGATGGTCTCACTCTTCTTACCAAACTGGCAGAGCAAAACTCCCTTATTAAATCTGTTATCGTTTCAGCCTATGGAGATATGGAAAATATCCGTACGGCAATGAATCGTGGTGCATTTGATTTTATTACTAAACCCATAGATTTTAAGGATCTTGAAATTACTATTGAAAAAACAATAAACCACGTTACGGGAATAAAAAAAACTTTGCAGGCTTTAAAAGAAAACAACATCCTGAAGATGTATGTTGATGAAACAGTGCTCAATTTCATGGGAGGAAAGAAAATGGAAAGCGCGCTCTTTGATAATGAAACTGTAGAGGGATCGGTCGCATTTATAGATATCTGCGGCTTCACAGCAATTACCGAAAATGAACCCGCAGATAAAGTAGTAGCTATGCTTAAT includes:
- a CDS encoding sensor histidine kinase; amino-acid sequence: MPPQIIQRSYLKNEKGEAILDEEGNHYYLGDGGISHFKTFTTDDGLSLDNITSSLLDQSGNLWLGTWGGGISKFDGISFTNFTTAHGLSNNLIHCLAEDQEGNIWIGTEGGGISIYDGYTFTIKNTSDGLANDVIYGITQVGNGNIWIAAGEGGASKYDGENFTTYNQNNGLQGNSIIKIAEDNNGFIWFATGSNGISRFDGESFLDFSEKDGLAENAINCIKIDSSGNIWIGTKGGGISKYQESPDLEEKGTFTNFTTSKGLGHNDVWDIEEDLEGNLWFATDGGGVSKFDGEKFTTYTTAQGLPENVVYSISIDGKGSLWFGTAGGGLSLYTGSAFNNFTSDFGLANNSVYGILEDDSGNLWFGTDGGGISKYNGKSFTNFTSDQGLPNPLVISALKDKKGQLWFGTGGGGIALYKKESIQSKKPSFTVFDTSNGLPNDIIYALKEDSQGNIWIGTIGAGLVKFDWNTEPSGQSGFITFNADHGLGSNYIYSILEDRKGNLWVGTAGGGVSKFDGKSFINFTTAQGLSNNIVWSILEDKAGNLWFATQGGGVSRFDGQSFSSFTIKEGLSDDTVYDLLEDKEGNIFIGSNHGFTVIPAKVATLPFPEISGSLEYYNTANGYPVKDVNKGMYLDRSGNIWAGNGSDKTGLVKFNYQALRKNQKRPSLKIKNIGINEQPISWISLQKFNDENGVSDSLKSLAYITDEVRVFGRTLTDEERKAQQEEFSKVQFSEITRFENFPENLTLPYSQNQITIDFGTDELIRPNLIEYQYILEGYSKSWSPVIKNSLATFGNIGEGDYVFKVKARFKGPAKGEGKEWSEEIFYRFSVLPPWYRTWWAYLIYLILFMVVIRRIHVFQKNRTIRKERDRMQQRELEHAKEIEKAYLDLKTTQAQLIQQEKLASLGQLTAGIAHEIKNPLNFVNNFSEVSREMMQEVREEIETVKAYRDRPLPTGSLDEISAILDDIESNLEKIHHHGTRADGIVTSMLQHSRGGSDKMEPTDLNALIKEYVNLAFHGMRAKKNPINVDIDLQLDPKIKTLDLIEEDFSRVILNLTNNAFDAMWETADQRPLKLTVRTKQKLNAIQIEVEDNGTGIPDAIKDKILQPFFTTKKGTEGTGLGLSITNDIIKAHGGKLEVTSRVGEGTKFMIILER
- a CDS encoding ATP-binding protein, producing MDKAIEIELKKVYDTWLNAYLNGDVKTYDAYFDTDYRFIGSANNEEYLNRKDTTKFFEATAHQLAGKTELRKNEITISQYTNVFFITHFFEAYFLHNSHWEYYGRFRFSSVMIKTKNGWKFIYQHFSMPDNKVNTGKTIGFEAVTSENMQLKEAIKRRTVELEQKNEQLQIALEDLRATQAQLIQSEKLASLGQLAAGIAHEIKNPMNFINNFSELSLEYVEELKEALAKLEKNDTTAEMGELLDNVSENLKKVHHHGTRADNIVKSMLMHSRGGSGKLEPTDLNALIKEYVNLAFHGMRAGKYAINVTIDLNLDETVGNVSLNTEDFSRVILNLCKNAFDAMRAKRQLSENETYQPVLNIQTYKDEAQVVHVVIQDNGPGIPDSNKEKLFQPFFTTKKGTEGTGLGLSITHDIITKHKGRIEVSSEENNFTRFHIYLPQK
- a CDS encoding response regulator; this encodes MKILVVDDERDVEILFRQKFRKEIKNKSLELVFAFSGQEALDLLEKTDPPEVMYIFSDINMPGMTGLELLDIVKARFPNIKISMISAYGDAENYNKAIDSGAKQFFTKPIDFVSLKKEITSLLN
- a CDS encoding response regulator, which codes for MRNKIMVVDDEEDLKVLIKQRFRQKIRQNEYEFIFAQNGKHALEQLLDHPNVDLILSDINMPEMDGLTLLTKLAEQNSLIKSVIVSAYGDMENIRTAMNRGAFDFITKPIDFKDLEITIEKTINHVTGIKKTLQALKENNILKMYVDETVLNFMGGKKMESALFDNETVEGSVAFIDICGFTAITENEPADKVVAMLNAYFDIIVHEIIKEEGIVDKFLGDAVMAAFKGKFHLDRAMDACLSIRKAIHKSDISIGSKTYKPEVSIGINSGEMVWGNIGSATLRRLDYTVIGDAVNVAARLQEAAKKGQILISQSNYEKVKESFCCNLVAEIKMKNKEKPLTVYEVLS